Proteins from a genomic interval of Burkholderiales bacterium:
- a CDS encoding acyl-CoA dehydrogenase family protein has translation MDFAFTPEQERIREAVAKLCARFDDAYWLKKDREGGFPEDFHRALAADGWLGIAMPEAYGGAGLGITEAAIMMQAIAESGAGFSGASAVHMNIFGLNPVVVFGTEEQKRRMLPGLIAGRERACFAVTEPNTGLDTTRLKTRAEKRGGKYYISGQKVWISTAQVAEKILLLARTTPLEEVKKPTQGLSLFYTDLDRRYVEVREIEKMGRKAVDSNQVFFDAMPVPEEDRIGEEGRGFEYILHGMNPERILIAAESVGLGRCALARAASYAKERIVFGRPIGKNQAIQHPLAANWMALEAANLMVFKAAWLYDNGRPCGAEANAAKYLAGEAAFDACQQAVMTHG, from the coding sequence ATGGACTTCGCCTTTACCCCGGAACAGGAGCGTATTCGCGAGGCGGTGGCGAAGCTCTGCGCGCGCTTCGACGACGCGTACTGGCTGAAAAAGGACCGCGAAGGCGGTTTCCCCGAGGACTTCCACCGGGCGCTCGCCGCCGACGGCTGGCTGGGGATCGCGATGCCGGAGGCGTATGGCGGCGCCGGGCTCGGCATCACCGAGGCGGCGATCATGATGCAGGCGATCGCCGAATCCGGCGCGGGGTTTTCCGGCGCCTCCGCCGTGCACATGAACATCTTCGGCCTCAACCCGGTGGTCGTGTTCGGCACCGAGGAGCAGAAAAGGCGCATGCTTCCCGGGTTGATCGCCGGGCGCGAACGCGCCTGCTTTGCCGTCACCGAGCCGAACACGGGCCTGGACACGACGCGCCTGAAGACGCGCGCCGAAAAGCGCGGCGGCAAGTACTACATCTCCGGCCAGAAGGTCTGGATCTCCACCGCCCAGGTGGCGGAGAAGATCCTGCTTCTTGCGCGCACGACGCCGCTCGAAGAGGTGAAGAAGCCGACGCAGGGCCTCTCGCTCTTTTATACCGATCTCGACCGGCGCTACGTCGAAGTGCGCGAGATCGAGAAGATGGGCAGGAAGGCCGTGGACTCGAACCAGGTGTTCTTCGATGCCATGCCGGTGCCCGAGGAGGATCGCATCGGCGAGGAGGGGCGCGGCTTCGAATACATCCTGCACGGCATGAACCCGGAGCGCATCCTGATCGCCGCAGAATCGGTGGGGCTGGGGCGCTGCGCGCTTGCGCGCGCGGCGAGCTACGCCAAGGAGCGGATCGTCTTCGGCCGCCCGATCGGCAAGAACCAGGCGATCCAGCATCCGCTCGCGGCGAACTGGATGGCGCTGGAGGCGGCGAACCTGATGGTGTTCAAGGCCGCCTGGCTCTACGACAACGGCAGGCCCTGCGGCGCCGAGGCGAACGCGGCGAAGTACCTCGCCGGCGAAGCCGCCTTCGACGCCTGCCAGCAGGCGGTGATGACGCACGGT
- a CDS encoding TerC family protein: MTDIEHTGTPLLYVGFSLLVAVLLAVDFLLLRTKGDHRVSVREAAGWSVVWIVAAGAFGAWFWWYLEGQFGAEIATRKTLEYATGYLIEKGLAVENVFVWITIFTYFSIPPELQKRVLLWGVVGAILMRAVLIYLGALLIEQFSWIFYVFGAFLVVTGVKMFLFTGQTSDLGSNVLLRWLRGHLRITSRLHGERFVVIENGGRAFTPLFLVLVLVEVTDLIFAVDSIPAIFAVTSDPFIVFTANTFAILGLRAMYFLLADMAGRFHLLGYGLAVIVTLVGIKMLITDLYKVPVLWMLGAVAIVLAVSIVASLLARPADRATGESKP; this comes from the coding sequence GTGACTGATATCGAGCACACCGGAACGCCGCTCCTTTACGTAGGCTTTAGCCTCCTCGTCGCCGTCTTGCTCGCGGTGGACTTCCTCCTTCTGCGAACGAAAGGCGATCACAGGGTTTCGGTGAGGGAGGCGGCTGGGTGGTCGGTCGTATGGATTGTGGCGGCCGGCGCCTTCGGCGCCTGGTTCTGGTGGTACCTCGAGGGACAATTCGGCGCCGAAATCGCTACGCGCAAAACTCTCGAATATGCGACCGGCTACCTCATCGAAAAGGGCCTCGCCGTCGAGAACGTGTTCGTCTGGATCACGATCTTCACTTACTTTTCGATACCGCCCGAACTTCAGAAGCGCGTGCTCCTGTGGGGAGTGGTCGGCGCGATTCTCATGCGCGCGGTGCTCATTTACCTTGGAGCCCTCCTGATCGAGCAGTTCTCGTGGATCTTCTACGTCTTCGGCGCGTTTCTGGTCGTCACCGGCGTCAAGATGTTCCTGTTCACGGGCCAGACAAGCGATCTCGGCTCCAATGTTCTGTTGCGCTGGCTTCGGGGCCACCTGCGCATCACCAGCCGGCTGCATGGCGAGCGCTTCGTGGTGATCGAGAACGGCGGGCGGGCATTCACGCCTCTGTTCCTCGTTCTGGTGCTGGTCGAGGTGACGGACCTCATCTTCGCCGTGGACAGCATTCCGGCCATCTTCGCGGTGACGAGCGATCCGTTCATCGTGTTCACCGCGAACACCTTCGCCATCCTGGGCTTGCGGGCCATGTACTTCCTGCTCGCCGACATGGCAGGGCGCTTCCACCTTCTCGGATACGGCCTTGCCGTGATCGTAACCCTGGTCGGCATCAAGATGCTCATCACCGATCTGTACAAGGTGCCCGTTCTCTGGATGCTCGGCGCCGTTGCGATCGTGCTGGCCGTGTCCATTGTGGCGAGCCTTCTCGCGCGACCCGCGGATCGCGCCACGGGGGAGTCGAAGCCCTGA
- a CDS encoding TspO/MBR family protein: MPAHRPPVGVQLVALILALGVTYAAAALGALGSAQARSFYAELVKPEWAPPGWLFGPVWSLLYTLMAVAVWMVWRSAGFPAARLAVGLFAVQLAANALWSWLFFAWREGAAAFAEIVLLWALIVATAAAFWRVNRLAALLLVPYLVWVTFASVLSWVIWQSNPQLLG; the protein is encoded by the coding sequence ATGCCGGCTCACCGTCCGCCTGTGGGTGTCCAGCTTGTCGCGCTAATTCTGGCGCTGGGTGTCACCTACGCGGCGGCGGCTTTGGGTGCGCTCGGATCCGCACAAGCGCGGTCCTTCTATGCGGAGCTCGTGAAGCCCGAGTGGGCGCCACCCGGTTGGCTGTTCGGTCCGGTATGGTCGCTGCTCTACACGCTGATGGCCGTTGCCGTTTGGATGGTGTGGCGCTCCGCAGGCTTTCCCGCGGCGAGGCTGGCGGTGGGCCTCTTCGCGGTGCAACTGGCGGCCAACGCGCTCTGGAGCTGGCTTTTCTTCGCGTGGCGGGAAGGTGCGGCGGCGTTCGCCGAAATCGTGCTGCTTTGGGCCCTCATCGTCGCGACCGCGGCGGCATTCTGGCGCGTCAATCGCCTTGCCGCGCTGTTGCTGGTGCCTTACCTTGTCTGGGTGACATTCGCCTCGGTGCTCTCGTGGGTGATTTGGCAATCGAACCCGCAGCTTCTCGGGTAG
- a CDS encoding type II toxin-antitoxin system Phd/YefM family antitoxin — protein MAAVKDDLSRYLREAEKGEIVITRHGKPAGVLIGFRSEEDWFDYRLENDPRFLDRIARARASLRAGRGVRLEDVNS, from the coding sequence TTGGCGGCAGTCAAGGATGACCTGTCTCGTTATCTCAGGGAGGCTGAGAAGGGTGAGATCGTAATCACCCGACATGGGAAGCCCGCGGGCGTTCTCATCGGGTTCCGGTCGGAAGAGGACTGGTTCGACTACCGCCTGGAGAACGATCCGCGGTTCCTCGATCGAATCGCGCGGGCGCGCGCCAGCTTGCGCGCCGGGCGCGGGGTACGACTCGAGGACGTAAACTCGTGA
- a CDS encoding type II toxin-antitoxin system RelE/ParE family toxin, with the protein MKIILAAQAVEDPKGLTANIRAAARDGLETHLRHEPTKQSRSRIKRLKKLAQPQYRLRLGEVRVFYDVREERVEILAIVLKSEAAEWLAKYGKSDPE; encoded by the coding sequence TTGAAGATCATTCTCGCAGCTCAGGCGGTCGAGGACCCGAAGGGATTGACGGCCAACATCCGCGCGGCCGCGCGTGACGGCCTTGAGACGCACCTTCGGCACGAGCCGACGAAGCAGAGCCGTAGTCGAATCAAACGACTGAAGAAGCTGGCGCAACCTCAGTATCGGCTAAGGCTCGGGGAGGTGCGGGTGTTCTATGATGTCAGGGAGGAACGCGTCGAGATCTTGGCGATCGTTCTCAAATCGGAGGCTGCAGAATGGCTCGCGAAATACGGAAAATCGGACCCAGAGTGA